The Mechercharimyces sp. CAU 1602 genome includes a region encoding these proteins:
- the rpoN gene encoding RNA polymerase factor sigma-54 yields MEFGFNQEQKLSVTMTPQLRQALHILQLPAYELLTFLQEKIIENPLLESEEQITPTEREMEAWAKLQSERGTASVHIGNEKEHVLERLSSAGDTLMVALEAQLRELTLTAYEYKVCLYLAGNLDEKGYLQVEDEAICKRFHLSRDEYENCITIVQSLDPAGVGARSLAECLELQLLRQNKGEEAREVALAIVKDHLHDLAAHRLKKIATALSVKLLCVQRALDLILKLDPRPGAVYVSEPARYLLPDVIVDWQEGAYEVSIHDPYIPRLRLSPYYHQLMHRKDEGEGAAQATRYLEKRFQAAKWLIKNVEQRRLTMYRVSDCIVRRQRDFFENGKGLIKPLTLQQVADELSLHESTVSRATQHKYMQTPYGIFPFRFFFQTKVTTHVGENTSTYQVKRLINTLIVEEDKEKPLSDQKISQVLMERGIRISRRTVAKYREEMKIAASTHRRRYV; encoded by the coding sequence ATGGAGTTTGGGTTTAATCAAGAGCAGAAATTAAGCGTAACCATGACACCGCAGTTGCGGCAGGCACTTCATATTTTACAATTACCGGCATATGAGCTGCTCACCTTTCTGCAAGAAAAAATCATAGAGAACCCATTACTGGAATCCGAAGAACAGATAACGCCTACTGAACGGGAAATGGAAGCGTGGGCAAAGTTACAAAGTGAACGAGGAACAGCCTCCGTTCATATAGGAAATGAAAAGGAACATGTACTTGAGCGCCTCTCCTCTGCTGGGGACACATTAATGGTGGCTTTAGAAGCACAGTTGCGCGAATTAACATTAACTGCATATGAATACAAGGTCTGCCTCTATCTAGCGGGTAATCTGGATGAAAAAGGATATTTACAAGTGGAAGATGAAGCAATATGTAAGCGCTTTCATTTAAGTCGAGATGAATATGAAAATTGCATAACGATCGTTCAATCACTAGATCCGGCGGGCGTGGGTGCTCGATCCTTGGCGGAGTGTCTTGAGTTGCAGCTTCTTCGCCAGAATAAGGGTGAGGAAGCGAGGGAGGTTGCACTTGCCATTGTAAAAGATCATCTACATGATTTGGCGGCTCATCGACTCAAAAAGATTGCGACTGCACTCTCTGTTAAGTTGTTGTGTGTGCAACGAGCGCTAGACCTAATTTTGAAGTTGGATCCAAGACCGGGCGCGGTTTATGTGTCTGAGCCGGCACGATACCTTTTACCGGATGTTATAGTGGATTGGCAGGAAGGAGCGTATGAGGTTTCTATACATGATCCTTATATTCCACGCCTGCGCCTGAGTCCATATTATCATCAACTGATGCATCGGAAGGATGAAGGAGAAGGAGCAGCTCAGGCGACACGTTATTTAGAGAAACGGTTTCAAGCAGCCAAATGGTTAATTAAAAATGTGGAGCAACGTCGCTTAACCATGTATCGAGTGAGTGATTGCATCGTGCGAAGGCAGCGTGATTTCTTTGAAAATGGGAAAGGATTAATCAAGCCACTCACTTTACAACAAGTGGCAGATGAACTTTCACTGCATGAATCGACCGTGAGTCGAGCGACCCAACATAAGTATATGCAAACGCCTTATGGAATCTTTCCTTTTCGTTTTTTCTTCCAGACCAAAGTGACGACGCATGTGGGTGAAAATACTTCCACGTATCAAGTAAAAAGGTTGATTAACACGTTGATTGTGGAAGAAGATAAAGAAAAGCCGCTTTCCGATCAAAAAATATCTCAAGTGTTAATGGAGCGTGGGATTCGCATCTCGCGCCGGACAGTAGCCAAATATCGTGAGGAGATGAAAATTGCAGCTTCTACCCATAGACGACGCTATGTTTAA
- the clpP gene encoding ATP-dependent Clp endopeptidase proteolytic subunit ClpP: protein MNLVPYVVEQTNRGERSYDIYSRLLKDRIIFLGSEVNDAVANTIVAQLLFLSADDPEKDIHLYINSPGGSITAGFAIYDTMNLVKCDVQTICVGMAASMGAFLLSSGTPGKRYALPNSEVMIHQPLGGARGQATDIEIGAKRILAMRDKINKLLAEQTGQKLEKIAKDTDRDFFLEADEAKKYGLVDEVIERPPAAK, encoded by the coding sequence ATGAATCTAGTCCCTTATGTAGTAGAGCAAACCAATCGTGGTGAACGTTCCTATGATATTTACTCCCGTCTCTTAAAAGATCGCATTATTTTTCTCGGTAGTGAGGTTAATGATGCTGTTGCCAATACCATTGTGGCACAGCTTCTCTTTTTGAGTGCAGACGATCCTGAAAAAGATATTCACCTATACATCAACTCCCCCGGTGGCTCCATCACTGCCGGTTTCGCCATCTACGATACGATGAATTTGGTCAAATGTGATGTGCAAACCATCTGTGTTGGTATGGCCGCTTCCATGGGCGCATTCCTACTCTCTTCTGGAACCCCAGGAAAGCGTTATGCTCTTCCTAACAGTGAAGTCATGATCCACCAACCTCTAGGTGGTGCACGCGGACAAGCGACCGATATTGAAATTGGGGCTAAACGCATTCTCGCCATGCGCGATAAGATTAATAAGCTTCTAGCAGAACAAACCGGACAAAAGCTAGAGAAGATCGCAAAAGATACTGACCGCGACTTCTTCCTCGAAGCTGACGAAGCAAAGAAATACGGTTTGGTCGATGAAGTCATCGAACGGCCGCCAGCAGCAAAATAA